The Bacteroidales bacterium genomic sequence TATAGAAAATATATGAGCCTGGCCCTAATGGGCATAATGGCTGAACCGAAAGATTTTTTCGATAATGAAGACGAAAAACCCAGAGAATTAACCGAACAAGAAAAAGAAGAAATAAGGCGAAGGTATGAACGCAAAAAATTGGAAAGAATGAAAAGAAGAGGAATGAAAGAATTTGAAATAAATGGCGTAAGAGTTTTAGCACTAAATTATAAAAACGCTTTACGAAAGTATAATAACGCCAAAGATTATAAAATAAATTAAAAATAGGAGGTTATTATGACATATATCAATATTGGAACAAATAAGGGTATTTTGCGGAACATTAAAATAAACAAACCCTTCCAAGACATTAAAGTAAAAGATATTATGTCCATTATCAAAAAACACTTTGATAATACCGAGAATATAAATATTCATGGTTGGGCAGATGTCACAGATCAAAATCAATAAAAACGTAAACTATGCAAACACTACTAAAAATAACAACTGGAATAGCAATATTTCTAACAATAGTTGGAATAGTGATTATTGCCGAAATGACATGGATTATACCTATCATGCCTTCAGAAACAATTTACTACATAATACTATTCCTATTCAACTTAGCAATAGGATATGTTATTGCCCTTACGACTATGCTAATACTTGATTCAATATTTAAAGACATAATTTAAAAATCTTAAAACTTTGTCAACCATGAAACGATTGAAAGATAATCAAAAGATTAAGGCCATTGCCGAAAATGGCGACGTTGACATCCTATCGTGGAAAGAACTAAAAGAATTGTTATGGTCATTCCACGCAGATGATGAAGAATTTACTAATGACTTCCTGGCAATTTCTGTAATATGGCACAGTACCTGGAAACATATAATGGAGATTGAGCGCAGTCTAATCAAAAACGGAGTCTACTCAAGTGAAGACATCGAATTCAAACTCTTAAACGAATAGTCAAATGCTAATCAGGAAACAACATCTTAACCTAATCAGAAAGATCGCCTGGTCCTTCCACAACACAACTGGATTGGATTGGGATGATCTTTTTGGTGAAGCCTCCCTCGGTTATTGCGAGGCGGTCAATAGCTACAACCCAGGCAAAGGCGCAAAACTCACAACCTGGATTTATAGCTGTGTGCAGAAAAAACTCATCAACTATTGTAAGTACGAAAATCGGGTCAATCATAACATATCCCTTCAGGACATGCCCAAGGATGTGCTCATTGACCCGATTCCTTATGTTGAATTGGAAGTATCTATGCCAAAGGCAGTCAGGGAAATAGCTGATATAGTATTGCAAACACCTCACCTATATCTATCCCTCCCCCGAACGATGGCCCGTCCTTTAATAGCGGAAAAGATGATGCGTTATAACAATTGGACTTGGTCCGAAACGCAAAAGGCTATTAAACGCATGGAAAATCTTTTAGAAAAAACCAAGTAATTTTGTATAATAAAATATAATAAAAATAAAATTCCTATGACAACTACTCGTGAAACACAAAGAATTCAAAACTTAACTGAATTCCTAAAGGAGGCAAAACGATTATCTGATAAAAATACCAGATTCAGTTATGCCAAACTTAGTAGTCAACACAAAGTTGATCACAGACACTTCTTAACAGCCCTTACACTTTGGTATTTTGAACGAACCAAGCGCCGGGGTTATTATAAATGCAAAGTCGATCACATAGAACCTTTCCACGCCCGTCAAATAATGGCGGAAGAAAAAAATAAAGGGAAAAGAACCGGGCAGAATGAAAGGGAACCTCTGACGGAGTATTCCATCGACGAACTACTCGATGAATTGAAGCGACGGGGGGTCAAGATTGATGGAAATATCTGGGTACCAAAACAATTCTAAAAATGATCGAAGACTTATTTCACGATTATGGTATTGATACTGCCCCGGAGGATAATAAACACTATCGTCCGGGGTGGATCAATGTTGAATGCCCATTCTGTGGGCAAGGATCTGGAAAGTATCACCTTGGATTCAACATAAAAGATGGGTATTTCCATTGCTGGAATTGCGGGACAGAAAACGCCTGGTCTGTCAAACGAACCATAGCTAAACTTATTGGTGTCAGTGAGAAGGAAGCTGTAGTGTTGATAAAAACCTATCGAATATCAATGAAAGGTGGGAAAGGCAAAGAGCAGGCAAAGGTCTCAATCAACAAAAAGCAATTTCGTTTGCCCCCGGACAGTGGGGAGATGAAAAAGAACCACCGTCGTTACCTGGAAAAAAGGAGGTTTGATCCCGATTGGCTCGAACAAGAGTGGAAAGTGATGGGCACCGGGCCAATGGCAAAACTGGATGAGGTGGATTACAAACACCGAATCCTTACCCCGATTTATTGGAATAATCAAATGGTATCATTCCAAACCCGAGATATCACCGGCAAACACTCAATGCCTTATTTAGCTTGTCCTCAGGAGCGGGAAATCATGTACCACAAACACATCATCTATACCAATCCCTCTTACCCGCTTTGGGAATGGGGTATCTGCGTTGAAGGGAAGTTCGATGCATGGCGATTCGGTCACCCGGCCTTTGCCACCTTCGGCATTGGGTATACTTCCAAGCAAGTCACCTTAATCGCTTCCCTTTTCAAACAGGTTTACACGGTATTTGATCCCGAACCGCAAGCTCAACGGCAAGCGGAAGATCTAAAAGGGGAATTGAGGTTTAGAGGGGTTGAATGCCACAATATCAAACTTAAAAGCGATCCAGGAGATTTGCCCCAGGATGAGGCCGATTATATTATTAAACAATTAAAAAGGAGGTAATTATGAAGGTTAAAGTAGAAACAAAACAATTTACGCCAGTTGACCTGACTATCACTTTTGAAAACAGGGAAGAACTGAATGGACTCAAAACATTTTTAGGTCAGTTAGCATTCAAAACAGTTGAGAAGATAATGAACTCCTCCTCGGAGAATCCCAGTGAAGAAACTATCCAAAGTACTTATGATTTAACTTATTCGATTTACGAACGATTAGACAACGAACTATGAAACCAATGAAAATAATTACAACGATCGCAGTATTCATAATACTGGCAGGCTGTGCTGGCCCCCAGAAAACAGCAAATATCAACGATAGTGATATCCCACTTGGAACCACCACTATTGTAGCTTTTACAGACCTACAACCAACACAAGCCTATAAAAAGACCGCTCAAATTCTACAAAATGAGGGATATGTTTTAGATAATACCGACGCCTCTTTGAAGACCATTACAACAAAACCGAAGCATATACACGGCCACCGAGGGCGTATGAGTCTATCCGTACATGTACTTGAGGACGGCCCAGAGACCAAAGTAATCTTCAATGGCAAAGTGGGGATATTTGAGGATCAACCCAGTTTAAAAATAGAAAAAACCGGGCAAAATCGTTCACTTGGTCGGGAAGCCTGGAAGGAAATGTATCTTGTGGCCAAAAAATTAGATGGTGAATTGGCCTATAAATAACTTCAGAATCAACCAGTTAAAAAATAATTCAATGAAAATTTTTATTTTTAAAATATTTAATTTAATTTTACGGATTATTCCTTCCCAGAAAATATCACTGGTACAGAGTGAACGAAGTATATTTACCCAAGAATCTCAGGTTAGTAGGAGCTGTACCCTCCGAACGCTTGAGATTTTTACATTCCTTCCCTTACTATGGAAAGAAAAGACAAAAAACGCATGAAAGATGCTATCAATTGTAGCATGTCAAAGGAATTCACCCAAATTCCGAACGACCTCCTCCGCAATCCTGAGATAAGTGGCAAAGCAAAATCTATTCAATGTATTCTACTCAGCAACAAAGATGGATGGAAAAGCTACATCAACGGGCTAAAGAATTTCATGAGCGAGGGGGAAACAGCCATCCGATCAGGATTGGGTGAACTTGAACAGCATGGATACCTTAAACGAATCCGGTATCGAAATAAGGAAACAAAACAGTGGGTCGGTTCCTTTTGGGCTTACACAGACACCCCCTCCCACTTCAACATTGAAGAGCAAAAACAACAACTGGAAGAACAAGGATTGGAAATGTATTTAAAGGAAGAAAACCCAGATGTGGAAAACCCGGATGTGGGAAATTCAGATGTGGAAAACCCCGGTCTAATAATATTAAATAGAAATAATATTAAAAAAGAAAAAGACCAATCTTCTACGTCGGAAAACAATAAAAACAAATATAAAATCACCCCACCCAAGTTTGAAAAGTTTTGGGAAATGTACCCAAAGAAAGTAGATAAAGGCAAGGCCAAAACTATTTGGGACAGAATATGCCAAAGAAAACAAAATCGACCCACCTGGAGAGAGCTCTCCCTTTCCCTGGCCAGGCAGAAGAAATCAGAACGCTGGCAAAACAAGAAGTTCATTCCCCATCCTTCTACCTGGCTCAACCAGAGCCGTTGGCTGGATGACCCCAGTCAGATGAAATCCTACGATTTCAACAAAAATAATTCCCATCAACCCTATAAGGAAGAGGACAAGGAGTATACATTCTGAAAAACCCCAATGATTATGCAATATAAAATATGTGAAAAGTGCGGGAGGCGATATAAAAGGAAGTTTTGTGAATTTTGTGACCGGGAATCCAAATTCAATGAAGAGGATTACTACCATCTCCTGACCCCTCGAATTGCCCGAGACCTTAAACAAATCAATATAGACATTGACCCTGATGAACTCAATCGCCTCAATCAGGGCGGTGGGTTGTTCATTGTCGGGAAGGTGGGTTCCGGGAAAACTCTTTATGCCGCAAAAATGATGATGGAGTGGCTCCGGCGATCTTACATAGAAATAGGGAAGGCGAAGGAGTGCCTTTTCATAACTATCCCGGACTTGCTGGATAGGATAAGAAGGTCATACTGGCAGGAACAGGAGGATGAGACCTTGAAAATGTGTTATTCCAATAATCTGTTGGTGTTGGATGACCTGGGAGTGGAAAAGATATCCGAGTGGGTCAATGAAAAACTTGATCAGCTCATCAATTATAGGTATGAACAACTATACCCAACCATCTTCACCTCGAATCTTGGTGGGAAGGAGATTGCCAATCGCATCGGTGATCGAATCCCTTCCCGTATTGAGCAAATGTGTGAGAAGAAAAAAATGAACAATAATGACTGTAGACTTAAATAAAGATATCGACCGGGACGCCGGACAGCC encodes the following:
- a CDS encoding ATP-binding protein codes for the protein MQYKICEKCGRRYKRKFCEFCDRESKFNEEDYYHLLTPRIARDLKQINIDIDPDELNRLNQGGGLFIVGKVGSGKTLYAAKMMMEWLRRSYIEIGKAKECLFITIPDLLDRIRRSYWQEQEDETLKMCYSNNLLVLDDLGVEKISEWVNEKLDQLINYRYEQLYPTIFTSNLGGKEIANRIGDRIPSRIEQMCEKKKMNNNDCRLK